One genomic segment of Salarias fasciatus chromosome 8, fSalaFa1.1, whole genome shotgun sequence includes these proteins:
- the dusp29 gene encoding dual specificity phosphatase 29, translating into MASRKSKTGNKINVTKAAEESSPVDDYVTPGGYELEKILNRGSVAYTHVNEVWPNVYIGDEDTAKDRYNLQRMGITHILNAAEGTWNNVDTGADYYSDMDVVYHGVVAEDVPSFNLRQHFYSAGEFIQKTLSNPQNKLLVHCVMGRSRSATLFLAYLMIYEDMTVVEAIEQVKTRRRIIPNWGFLKQLRELDQELQEKRKGGATES; encoded by the exons ATGGCTTCTCGCAAGTCGAAGACTGGCAACAAGATAAATGTTACAAAGGCAGCAGAGGAATCCAGTCCAGTGGATGATTATGTCACACCTGGGGGCTATGAGCTGGAGAAAATCCTCAACCGTGGGAGTGTGGCTTACACTCACGTCAACGAGGTCTGGCCTAATGTCTACATTGGGGACga GGACACTGCAAAGGACAGGTACAACCTGCAGAGGATGGGGATCACACACATCCTGAACGCTGCAGAGGGGACGTGGAACAACGTGGACACCGGAGCCGATTACTACAGCGACATGGACGTCGTCTACCACGGCGTGGTCGCAGAGGACGTTCCGAGTTTTAACCTCAGGCAGCATTTCTACTCCGCCGGTGAATTCATTCAGAAGACGCTCAGCAACCCTCAGA ATAAACTGCTGGTGCACTGCGTGATGGGAAGGAGCAGATCGGCCACACTTTTCCTGGCATACCTCATGATCTACGAGGACATGACGGTGGTCGAGGCCATTGAGCAAGTAAAGACACGCCGGCGGATCATCCCCAACTGGGGCTTCCTCAAACAGCTGAGAGAACTGGaccaggagctccaggagaaAAGGAAGGGTGGTGCCACGGAGAGCTGA
- the LOC115393786 gene encoding dual specificity phosphatase DUPD1-like, with product MSSEEESKYQTPPTCDLLGLLLRNRHPTGAVNEVWPNLYVGDAATARDKALLVSLEITHVVNAADGPQHIDTGPCFYKDTDILYHGVEAADCKDFDLSPFFTETADFIASALSQRGKVLVHCARGISRSATLVLAFLMIKEGLTLVEALEAVRRHRNILPNAGFLRQLCHLDSNLALQRRT from the exons AtgagctcagaggaggagtcGAAGTATCAGACACCGCCCACCTGCGATCTGCTCGGCCTTCTGCTGAGGAACAGACACCCCACCGGAGCTGTCAATGAGGTTTGGCCCAACCTCTACGTTGGAGACGC GGCTACAGCCCGGGATAAAGCCCTGTTAGTGAGTCTGGAAATAACACATGTGGTGAATGCTGCAGATGGCCCCCAGCATATTGACACTGGGCCATGTTTCTACAAAGACACTGACATACTGTACCACGGAGTCGAGGCAGCAGACTGCAAAGACTTTGACTTGAGCCCGTTCTTCACCGAGACAGCCGACTTCATCGCTTCGGCTCTGAGCCAGAGAG GTAAGGTTCTGGTTCACTGTGCTCGAGGCATCAGCCGCTCAGCCACGCTCGTCCTGGCCTTCCTCATGATTAAAGAGGGACTCACCCTGGTGGAGGCTCTGGAGGCGGTTCGCAGGCACAGAAACATCCTTCCCAACGCGGGATTCCTCAGACAGCTCTGCCATCTGGACTCAAACTTAGCCCTGCAGAGGAGGACATGA
- the LOC115393147 gene encoding dual specificity phosphatase DUPD1-like, with translation MPRGLSCLASPEGADGRYETPPASELQRLMWTKAGSSNHLDEVQPRIYIGDMYAAKDKRTLQAHLITHVLNAADGKFNVNTGPAFYRDTKITYHGVEAFDMPSFNLSPFFYSAANFIKTALSSPTGKVFVHCAMGLSRSSTLVLAYLMIHENMTLPAAIKAVSANRNISPNNGFLEQLRELDKKLHYQGPSSSRGVNGRT, from the exons AtgcccagaggcctcagctgcTTGGCGTCGCCCGAGGGGGCAGACGGCAGGTATGAGACCCCTCCAGCCTCAGAGCTCCAGAGGCTGATGTGGACAAAGGCGGGGAGCAGTAACCATCTGGATGAAGTTCAGCCCAGGATCTACATTGGAGACAT GTATGCAGCCAAAGACAAGCGGACGCTCCAGGCTCACCTCATCACGCATGTGCTCAACGCCGCTGACGGCAAGTTCAACGTCAACACGGGGCCCGCCTTCTACCGGGACACCAAAATCACTTATCACGGCGTGGAAGCGTTCGACATGCCATCCTTTAACTTGAGTCCCTTCTTTTACTCGGCGGCCAATTTCATCAAGACGGCTCTGAGCTCGCCCACAG GTAAAGTGTTTGTGCACTGCGCGATGGGCCTCAGCCGCTCGTCCACCCTGGTTCTGGCCTACCTGATGATCCACGAGAACATGACCCTGCCGGCGGCCATCAAAGCCGTCAGCGCCAACAGGAACATTTCGCCAAACAACGGCttcctggagcagctcagagagctgGACAAGAAGCTGCATTACCAAGGACCGTCGTCCAGCCGGGGCGTCAACGGACGGACCTGA
- the LOC115393148 gene encoding dual specificity protein phosphatase 13-like: protein MSALKAKRKEYLTVKDLQKLLDSCKLHLNQIDEVWPNIFIGNVAVAQNKAALLKLGITHVLNAAHSKRGSIGNQSFYGNDFVYCGIPADDSTHFDLDVYFKPAADFIHKALKSPDGKVLVHCIMGMSRSSTLVLAYLMIHRHLPLKQALQKLVQKRAIYPNRNFLALLLDLDLQLMKKKKTCQIL, encoded by the exons ATGTCAGCCCTGAAAGCCAAGAGAAAAGAGTATCTGACTGTGAAGGATCTGCAGAAGCTTTTGGACTCATGCAAACTGCACTTGAACCAAATTGATGAAGTGTGGCCAAATATATTCATAGGCAATGT GGCAGTAGCCCAAAACAAAGCTGCCTTGCTGAAATTAGGTATAACTCATGTATTAAATGCTGCCCACTCCAAGCGGGGCAGCATAGGGAACCAAAGCTTTTATGGCAACGACTTTGTGTATTGTGGCATTCCAGCAGATGACTCCACACACTTTGATCTGGATGTTTACTTCAAGCCTGCGGCTGATTTCATCCACAAGGCTCTGAAGTCACCTGATG ggaAAGTTCTGGTGCACTGCATTATGGGAATGAGCCGGTCATCGACCTTGGTGCTAGCGTACCTCATGATCCACCGCCACCTCCCGCTCAAACAGGCTCTGCAGAAGCTGGTCCAGAAGAGAGCAATCTATCCCAACAGGAActtcctggctctgctgctggatctggacctccagctgatgaagaaaaagaaaacatgtcagatcCTGTAG
- the LOC115393787 gene encoding dual specificity protein phosphatase 13-like, whose product MSILQEKSAVSQLPPSIKELIKVLYGGKRFGNHVDEVWPNLYIGDMSVANDRYSLWKLGITHVVNAAHGRMYCQGSHDFYGSTVDYYGVPADDSPSFDLSCYFFPSAEYIQKALDSTAARVLVHCAVGVSRSATLVLAYLMIHHHYTLLEAINKVKEHRWIFPNRGFLKQLCALEMKLHNTAQPHK is encoded by the exons ATGAGTATTTTGCAGGAAAAAAGTGCTGTCTCTCAACTCCCTCCTTCTATAAAGGAGCTGATAAAGGTTTTATATGGAGGGAAACGGTTTGGTAATCACGTGGATGAAGTTTGGCCTAACCTGTACATTGGGGATAT GTCAGTGGCAAATGATCGCTACAGCCTGTGGAAGCTGGGAATCACTCATGTTGTGAATGCAGCTCATGGGAGGATGTACTGTCAGGGGAGTCATGACTTCTATGGATCCACAGTGGATTATTATGGAGTGCCTGCTGATGACTCACCGTCTTTTGACCTGTCTTGCTATTTCTTTCCCTCCGCTGAGTACATTCAGAAGGCACTCGACTCAACTGCTG CCCGTGTTTTAGTGCACTGTGCGGTGGGAGTGAGCAGGTCAGCCACCCTCGTCCTGGCCTACCTAATGATCCACCATCATTACACCCTGCTGGAGGCCATCAATAAAGTCAAAGAGCACAGGTGGATTTTTCCAAACAGAGGATTCCTCAAACAGCTTTGTGCCTTGGAGATGAAACTGCACAACACGGCACAACCTCACAAATGA